From the genome of Spinacia oleracea cultivar Varoflay chromosome 2, BTI_SOV_V1, whole genome shotgun sequence, one region includes:
- the LOC110789498 gene encoding uncharacterized protein, with amino-acid sequence MLSFTAAILYTPTLSFPHNHKSSTKSPLKCKKLKALSSLSSIPQTIVEQVSPIPGNSTGKLKTKERVFFLDVNPICYKGSSPNLHSFARWISLFFSEVSLNHPVIAVFDGEGGYEHRKQILPSYKAHRVKYLRRIYTSKGLGHLPIGRSQKAVIDLLKDCHVPVLKLEGQEADDVIATLANQVLDSGKRVVIASPDKDFKQLISEDLQLVQPVPDLERWSFYTLKQYIAQYNCDPQSDLSLRCIIGDEVDGVPGIQNLVSGFGRKTALKLIKKHGTLENLLNAASLRTVGKQYVQEALTKYTFELRRNYQVLSLRRDIDVHFKDEWLTKRDTTNDSVAIAKLHNLLKGS; translated from the exons ATGCTGAGCTTTACAGCAGCTATCCTTTACACACCCACTCTCTCTTTCCCCCACAATCACAAATCGAGCACCAAATCACCATTAAAATGCAAAAAGCTCAAAGCTTTATCCTCACTTTCTTCAATCCCTCAAACAATTGTTGAGCAGGTTTCTCCAATTCCTGGGAATTCAACTGGGAAACTGAAAACAAAGGAAAGGGTGTTCTTTTTGGATGTAAACCCTATTTGCTATAAAGGGAGTTCTCCCAATTTGCACTCTTTTGCCCGCTGgatttctctcttcttttctgAAGTCAGCCTCAATCATCCTGTCATTGCT GTATTCGATGGGGAAGGAGGCTATGAACATCGCAAACAGATATTACCTTCTTATAAAGCACATAGGGTCAAATATTTGAGGCGTATATATACATCAAAGGGATTAGGGCATCTTCCGATTGGAAGGTCACAAAAAGCTGTTATAGATCTTCTAAAGGACTGTCACGTGCCG GTCTTGAAACTTGAAGGTCAGGAAGCAGATGATGTTATTGCTACCCTTGCTAACCAAGTCTTAGATAGCGGAAAGAGGGTGGTCATTGCTTCACCTGATAAAGATTTCAAGCAATTGATATCAGAAGATTTGCAACTTGTTCAACCAGTGCCTGATCTCGAAAGATGGTCCTTTTATACATTGAAGCAGTATATTGCTCAATATAATTGTGACCCACAGTCCGATCTTAGTCTAC GATGCATTATCGGCGATGAAGTTGATGGTGTTCCTGGAATCCAGAATTTGGTTTCAGGATTTGGTCGGAAAACTGCTCTTAAACTCATTAAAAAACATGGAACTCTGGAGAATTTATTGAATGCAGCTTCTTTAAGAACTGTAGGAAAACAATATGTCCAAGAAGCCCTTACCAAATACACCTTTGAGCTTAGAAGGAACTACCAAGTTCTTTCCTTGAGAAG GGACATTGATGTGCATTTTAAAGATGAGTGGTTAACGAAAAGAGACACAACAAATGATTCGGTTGCCATAGCAAAGCTTCACAACTTGTTGAAAGGAAGCTAA
- the LOC110789656 gene encoding dihydrolipoyllysine-residue acetyltransferase component 5 of pyruvate dehydrogenase complex, chloroplastic, whose product MANLLNLKATTFLPSPHSLRLTRQQPPAHLRSTTRIRAKIREIFMPALSSTMTEGKIVSWIKSEGEKLSKGDPVVVVESDKADMDVETFYDGYLAKIIVDEGFSAPVGSAIALLAESEAEIADAIAKAMDSKPKPSVSNSDSPPSASVGAPVEEKKEIVTPPVVKEGGLSVSTHPASEAGKRVVASPYAKKLGQEFGIDLRSVVGSGPQGRIVAKDVEAAAAAKVMVADAVVSKDVTVLKTVELGETVAFTTMQNAVSRNMVESLSVPTFRVGYTITTDALDALYKKLKPKGVTMTALLAKATALALVNHPVVNSSCRDGKSFTYNSRINIAVAVAMDGGLLTPVLQDADKVDIYTLSRKWKELVDKARAKQLQPQEYNSGTFTLSNLGMFGVDRFDAILPPGTGAIMAVGASQPNVVASKDARIGMKNQMQVNVTADHRVIYGADLAAFLQTLAQIIEDPKDLTL is encoded by the exons ATGGCGAACCTCCTAAACCTCAAAGCCACCACATTCCTCCCTTCACCACACTCTCTCCGCCTCACTCGCCAACAACCTCCCGCTCACCTCCGATCCACCACCAGAATCCGGGCCAAAATCCGCGAAATCTTCATGCCGGCACTCTCCTCCACCATGACGGAGGGTAAAATCGTCTCCTGGATCAAATCCGAAGGCGAAAAGCTCTCCAAAGGCGACCCCGTCGTCGTCGTTGAATCCGATAAAGCCGACATGGATGTTGAGACCTTCTACGATGGTTACCTCGCCAAAATTATTGTTGATGAAGGTTTCTCCGCTCCTGTAGGGTCCGCCATTGCTCTCCTCGCTGAATCCGAAGCCGAAATCGCTGACGCCATTGCCAAAGCCATGGATTCTAAACCTAAACCTTCCGTTTCTAATTCCGATTCTCCGCCCTCCGCCTCCGTCGGCGCTCCGGTGGAGGAGAAGAAAGAAATTGTTACTCCTCCGGTGGTGAAGGAGGGTGGTTTAAGTGTCTCTACTCATCCGGCGTCTGAGGCGGGGAAGAGAGTGGTGGCGTCGCCGTATGCGAAGAAATTAGGGCAGGAATTTGGGATTGATTTGAGGAGTGTTGTTGGGAGTGGACCTCAAGGGAGGATTGTTGCTAAGGATGTTGAGGCTGCAGCTGCGGCCAAGGTTATGGTGGCTGATGCGGTGGTTTCGAAGGATGTTACGGTGTTGAAGACGGTGGAATTGGGGGAAACGGTGGCGTTTACGACAATGCAGAATGCTGTGAGTAGGAATATGGTGGAGAGTCTTAGTGTCCCTACATTTAGGGTTGGGTACACTATCACTACTGATGCTCTTGATGCTTTGTACAAGAAG TTGAAGCCGAAGGGGGTGACAATGACGGCATTGCTAGCAAAGGCAACAGCTTTGGCATTAGTTAATCATCCAGTGGTGAATTCAAGCTGTAGAGATGGAAAAAGTTTTACTTACAATAGTCGTATCAATATTGCGGTCGCTGTGGCGATGGATGGTGGGTTGCTTACCCCAGTGCTCCAAGATGCTGATAAG GTTGATATCTACACACTTTCAAGAAAGTGGAAGGAGTTGGTTGACAAGGCTCGGGCCAAGCAGTTACAACCTCAAGAATACAATTCAG GTACTTTCACCTTATCTAACCTTGGAATGTTTGGTGTGGACCGCTTTGATGCTATTCTTCCACCTGGAACT GGAGCAATTATGGCTGTTGGTGCATCCCAACCAAATGTTGTTGCCAGTAAAGATGCTCGGATAGGCATGAAGAACCAGATGCAGGTGAATGTTACCGCTGATCATCGTGTTATATATGGTGCTGATCTTGCTGCTTTCTTGCAAACTCTAGCTCAAATTATTGAGGATCCTAAAGATCTTACACTATAG
- the LOC110789577 gene encoding LRR receptor-like serine/threonine-protein kinase GSO1 codes for MKIDTINFIFFVFLFMNSVSSHLSPTQKASMISLSSHLHSQTSSLPWDVGKDPCTWTGVTCNNVTNSVNSVNSVTKLSLTSLKLTNSSFLPILCQISSLEVLDVSKNLLNSIPGEFLTNCSEISALKSVNFSWNRVSGPLPSFENGFTSLETLDFSQNLLSGNIGTQLNELVSLKSLNLSSNNFTGSIPINLGKFKGLEQLQLSANQFHGKIPEKLSDYKNLTILDLSLNQLVGVIPSRIEELPNLEVLVLSGNRLSGEVPDIFSNNRKLQRFAANRNNFHGSIPYGITRFLKILDLSYNNLNGSIASDVLSQPNLQTVDLSYNRLVGKIPGNVSSSLVRLRLGGNSLKGSILPINFSILQNLVYLELENNRLSGNIPANLGLCQKLSLLNLAENNLSGELPAELGNLNQLQVLSLQFNNIVGKIPNDIANLTKLTSLNISWNELSGSIHPKISELKYLEYLYLQENNLSGSIPINIGNMNSLITLQLGKNHLSGFIPPMPRNLQYALNLSNNFFQGRIPELSLDQMPQLEILDLSNNRFSGKIPKFLTEMPSLTLLLLDNNNFSGVVPKFGRSVIVDTHGNLGLTYPPPDSPNTNQPSSSHRKMSVAVKTVVVVSAALVGGLIAFVAVFLSMRLLYKVHDIEIQSREPDFPVPLAVETRILTTNSTHKSNIDFTKAMEAVSNPLNLVLKTKFSTYYKATMPSGVNYFVKKLNCTDRIFQPSSNNHGGSFGQELEALGKLNSSNIMTPLAYTLAVDSAFLIYEMSFKGTLFDVLHRSSGTLLDWVSRCSIAVGVAQGLASLHGCSTGPILLFDLSSRTVLLKSLKEPQIGDIELCKVIDPSKSTSSLSAVAGSVGYIPPEYAYTMRVTLAGNVYSFGVILLELLTGKQAVSEGTELAKWVLRNSTQPQKWDRILDFRVSRTSLSVRIQMLAVLKIALACINASSEARPKMKSVLRMLLNAR; via the exons ATGAAAATCGACACCATAAACTTCATCTTCTTCGTGTTTCTTTTCATGAATTCCGTGTCTTCTCACCTATCTCCTACACAGAAAGCCTCCATGATAAGCCTCTCAAGCCACCTTCATAGCCAAACATCCTCTTTGCCATGGGATGTTGGCAAAGACCCGTGTACATGGACGGGTGTTACGTGCAACAATGTCACTAACTCTGTTAACTCTGTTAACTCTGTTACAAAACTCTCTCTTACTAGCTTGAAACTCACCAATTCCAGTTTTTTACCTATTCTATGCCAAATTAGCTCTTTGGAGGTTCTAGATGTTTCCAAAAACCTTCTGAACTCAATCCCAGGTGAGTTTCTGACGAACTGCAGCGAAATTTCTGCGCTTAAATCAGTAAATTTTAGCTGGAACAGAGTTTCTGGTCCTCTTCCTTCCTTTGAGAATGGGTTTACCAGTTTAGAAACCCTGGATTTCTCTCAGAATTTGCTCAGTGGAAATATCGGGACACAATTGAATGAGTTAGTGAGTCTCaaaagcttgaatcttagctCAAACAACTTCACTGGGTCCATCCCCATCAACCTTGGGAAATTCAAGGGTTTAGAGCAACTTCAATTATCAGCCAACCAATTCCACGGGAAAATACCAGAAAAACTTTCTGATTACAAGAATTTAACAATTCTTGATCTTAGTTTGAATCAGCTTGTTGGGGTGATCCCATCCAGAATTGAAGAACTCCCTAACCTGGAAGTGTTGGTGTTGTCTGGAAATAGATTAAGTGGAGAAGTTCCTGACATTTTTTCCAACAACAGAAAACTACAGAGATTTGCAGCAAATAGGAACAATTTCCATGGCAGTATACCATATGGGATAACAAGGTTTCTGAAGATTCTGGATTTGAGTTACAACAACTTAAACGGGTCGATAGCAAGTGATGTACTGTCACAACCAAACTTGCAGACAGTTGATCTCTCTTACAATAGGTTGGTTGGGAAAATACCGGGAAATGTTTCTTCAAGTTTGGTTAGGCTAAGACTTGGGGGTAATTCACTGAAGGGGTCAATTCTTCCTATTAATTTCAGTATACTTCAGAATTTGGTTTATTTGGAGCTAGAAAACAACAGATTGAGTGGAAACATACCTGCTAATCTTGGTTTATGTCAGAAGTTGAGCTTGTTAAACTTGGCTGAAAACAATTTATCTGGGGAATTACCAGCAGAATTGGGTAATCTGAACCAGCTTCAAGTTTTGAGTCTTCAATTCAACAACATTGTTGGTAAGATTCCTAATGACATTGCCAACTTAACCAAGCTGACGAGTCTGAATATCAGTTGGAACGAACTCAGTGGTTCAATCCACCCTAAAATTTCAGAATTGAAATATCTCGAATACCTGTATTTACAGGAGAACAATTTGAGTGGTTCAATACCGATAAACATTGGTAATATGAATTCCTTGATAACACTGCAGTTAGGGAAGAATCATCTCAGTGGGTTTATTCCTCCAATGCCCCGGAATTTACAGTATGCTTTGAATCTCAGCAACAATTTTTTCCAAGGACGGATACCTGAATTATCACTTGATCAGATGCCTCAACTGGAGATTTTGGATCTTTCCAACAACAGATTTTCTGGTAAGATTCCGAAATTTCTAACTGAAATGCCGAGCTTAACATTGTTGTTACTCGATAACAACAATTTTTCCGGAGTTGTTCCGAAATTCGGCCGCAGTGTCATTGTAGACACCCATGGAAATTTAGGTCTAACCTATCCACCACCAGACAGTCCAAACACCAACCAACCTAGTTCAAGTCACAGGAAAATGTCGGTTGCTGTCAAAACCGTAGTGGTGGTTAGTGCTGCTCTCGTTGGTGGTTTGATTGCGTTTGTTGCTGTTTTTCTATCAATGCGGCTTCTTTATAAGGTGCATGATATAGAAATCCAATCAAGAGAACCAGATTTCCCCGTCCCTCTAGCTGTAGAAACTCGAATCTTGACAACCAACAGCACACATAAATCAAACATCGATTTCACCAAAGCCATGGAAGCAGTATCAAACCCATTAAACCTTGTCTTGAAAACCAAATTCTCAACCTACTACAAAGCAACCATGCCATCAGGGGTAAACTACTTTGTCAAGAAACTCAACTGTACTGACAGGATTTTCCAACCAAGCAGCAACAACCACGGCGGAAGCTTTGGGCAGGAACTAGAGGCTCTAGGGAAGTTAAACAGTTCAAACATAATGACTCCTTTGGCCTACACATTGGCCGTAGATAGTGCTTTTCTTATCTATGAAATGTCATTTAAGGGGACTCTGTTTGATGTTCTACATAGAAGTTCAGGGACTCTTTTAGATTGGGTGAGTAGGTGTAGTATAGCAGTTGGGGTGGCTCAAGGGTTGGCTTCTTTACATGGATGTTCAACTGGTCCTATTTTGCTCTTCGATCTTTCAAGCAGAACAGTTTTGCTCAAGTCATTGAAGGAGCCACAGATTGGTGATATAGAACTTTGTAAGGTGATTGACCCCTCGAAGAGCACTAGCAGCCTCTCAGCTGTGGCAGGTTCAGTTGGCTATATTCCACCAG AATATGCTTACACAATGAGGGTGACGCTGGCGGGAAATGTATACAGCTTTGGGGTGATTCTTCTCGAACTGCTAACAGGAAAGCAGGCAGTTAGCGAGGGGACAGAACTGGCCAAGTGGGTGTTGAGAAATTCAACACAGCCACAAAAATGGGATCGGATTCTTGATTTCAGAGTCAGTCGGACATCACTGTCAGTCAGAATTCAGATGCTAGCAGTGCTCAAAATTGCTCTGGCTTGCATCAACGCCTCGTCAGAGGCAAGGCCAAAGATGAAGAGTGTGCTAAGGATGCTTTTGAATGCAAGATGA